The segment CGTCACTGGCTGTAATACTGCCTCCCGGGCTGTCTACTTCAAGAATTACTGCCTTAACATGAGGATCAAGGGCAGCCCGTTCAAGTTGTTGTTTTACGACTTCCACAATACTGGGTTTTTCAAAAAATACACCTTCCCTCCCTTCACGGGTTAGCAGGCCTTTTATGGGGATGATGGCGACTTTGTTCTCTCCTCTCCCTTCTACGAAAGTTTCAATAACAGGCTTTCTCTCCCTGGGAACAGGTGCAAGAAAAGCCTTTCCCAGGATAAGAGACCCTATCAGGAGGACAAATAAAAACAAGGTACAAAAGAAAAAGAATATCGCAAATCCTGCAGCAACCCAAAAACCTGCACCTTTGCTTTTTTTTACGTATAGTGGTGTTGGAATGTTGGAATCAATATCTGTCATTATTGTTTTCCTCACATATGCAGAAAGGGTTTATCACACAACAGGTATCCTGTTGTATCATTACAAATGGTTCTTTTTATTCCATAATACCGTTTAATTTTGTAAATTCAAAGTAATAATATATTTGTTATAGAGCAAGAGGATTTTCAGGGAAGAAGGATAATTCCTGAGCAGTCCTGTCACGGATGTATTTTTCTGAAAGAACAATCAGGGTTTTTTGTCAGTAACGAATTGCCGGTAATCAGGGGTAAACTCCTCACTGTGCCACCGGGAGACAAGGGTATGTTGCATAGGTATACTGTCCAGAATCCTGGCTACAACAAAATCCACGAGATCGTATAATGTTTTTGGTTTATGGTAAAATGCAGGCATTGCGGGCATGATGCATGCGCCTGCGGAGGACAACTTTACCATCGCCTCTAAATGAATGGATGACAATGGCGTTTCACGCGGTACCAGTACCAGCTTCCGGCCTTCTTTGAGCGTTACACTTGCAGCACGTTGAATAAGATTGTTGGAAATACCATGCGCAATGGAACAGAGGGTATTCATGCTGCACGGGACAATGATCATGGCCTTGACAGGAAACTGACCGCTGGCAATTGTTGCTCCAATGTTTGCATGATGATAATAAGCTATATTGTCAGGTACATGACCAAGAAGATTCATAAGGTCTTGTCGATTACCATTCAAAGGTATTTCCAACTCATGCCTGGCGATAACAGCAGCGGCATCCGATATTGCTACATGGATGCTGTATTCGCTCAGACTGAGTTCCTGTAAGAGGCGTTTGGCATAGATGATTCCGCTTGCCCCTGTGATACCAACAACAATATTTTCCATAATTTGGTATATGTTTCTCTTCCAGCCCGCTTGAGTTAGGCCTTTAACTCCTAAATGTGAAAAGGTCTTAACACGAGAAATACATTATAAATGGCATGCGTATAAACAGCAATACCTAATCCACGAAATATGAAAATAACAGACAATACGATCCCCGCCAGTAAACGGAACGTAAAGTTCGTGTAGGTAAAGGTATCCCCGAAAGTTCCGACATAATGCATGAAAACAAAGATAAGGGATGCCAGAAGGACACTGATAACGGTGCTGGCAGGCCTGGGTATCTTAAGAAACATTGCAAGCAGATAAGATAATGAAGTTATTAAAATAAGGCGGAAAACAATCTCTTCATAAACCCCGGCTCCTACAGAAAGGGTAATCTGCATCAACAGATTTGGAAAATTCAAAAGAAAAGGCAGAGACAGAAGATAGGAAGATAGTATTCTGTACACAATAAAACCAAGTATATGACCAATAAAAAGAGCATAGAGCACGCTTTCTATAAACATCGGGATGAAAATAAGAATACTCAGCTTATATTCCTTTTCAATGTAAAAAAGTGATACGATAAGGGAAATAATAACTACCAGATTAAATACCAGAGAGCCGTTTCTGCCGAATAGTATGAGAGGGGTTTTTATGATAACATCAGCAGCATTTTTGATATTCGATCCCAGAAAAGCAATGCCGAACTCATAAAAAACCAGAAGAGGCAGGATGAACAAAAAGCTGTTGGCAAGATTTCTTGAATGAGGGAAATATGACATCTCTTTAATAATAGCAATACTTCAATACTTTGTTTGTTTGGGAAAATTGATTCTTTGACTCTATTTCATAAGATTTTCGGTATGTGTTTAACTCCGAAGGGCTGAAATGTTTATTGATCTATTATATTTTGATAGTATAACAATCAGGTGTATAGGGTGTCAATAAAGTTTAAACATTCCGGCATCCTATAGCGGGATTAAGGTTTAAAACCAAAAAATATTTGACAAAAGGGGTTGATGTGTTAGAATTTTTGTAGCTTGCCCATGTGTAAAAGGCATATTTACTTCATATTGTTATCATGAGAGGGATTATTTATGGTTCTTATGGAACTCTCAAAGATTATCATAACAGAGACAAGTGATCATCAGATTATTGTCCTGAAAGAAAAGGAAGGCCTGCGCAGTTTCCCGATAGTTATTGGTCTTCACGAGGCATGGGCAATCGACAGGGCAGTAAAAGGTATAACGACACCGCGTCCGTTAACACACGACTTGATTAATAATATAATCGAAGGTCTGGATGCAGGAATAGTAAAAATCATTATCAGTGATTTGAGAAACAATACTTTTTATGCAAAAATTATATTACAGCAAAATAATGCCGCAATAGAAATCGATTCCAGACCGAGTGATGCGATTGCTCTCGCCATGTTGAATAATACTCCGATTTTTGTGGCTAAAAAGGTTCTGGAAGAAGTT is part of the Candidatus Jettenia sp. AMX2 genome and harbors:
- a CDS encoding flavin prenyltransferase UbiX — encoded protein: MENIVVGITGASGIIYAKRLLQELSLSEYSIHVAISDAAAVIARHELEIPLNGNRQDLMNLLGHVPDNIAYYHHANIGATIASGQFPVKAMIIVPCSMNTLCSIAHGISNNLIQRAASVTLKEGRKLVLVPRETPLSSIHLEAMVKLSSAGACIMPAMPAFYHKPKTLYDLVDFVVARILDSIPMQHTLVSRWHSEEFTPDYRQFVTDKKP
- a CDS encoding CPBP family glutamic-type intramembrane protease, giving the protein MSYFPHSRNLANSFLFILPLLVFYEFGIAFLGSNIKNAADVIIKTPLILFGRNGSLVFNLVVIISLIVSLFYIEKEYKLSILIFIPMFIESVLYALFIGHILGFIVYRILSSYLLSLPFLLNFPNLLMQITLSVGAGVYEEIVFRLILITSLSYLLAMFLKIPRPASTVISVLLASLIFVFMHYVGTFGDTFTYTNFTFRLLAGIVLSVIFIFRGLGIAVYTHAIYNVFLVLRPFHI
- a CDS encoding bifunctional nuclease family protein produces the protein MVLMELSKIIITETSDHQIIVLKEKEGLRSFPIVIGLHEAWAIDRAVKGITTPRPLTHDLINNIIEGLDAGIVKIIISDLRNNTFYAKIILQQNNAAIEIDSRPSDAIALAMLNNTPIFVAKKVLEEVCKPEYNL